One Salvia splendens isolate huo1 chromosome 12, SspV2, whole genome shotgun sequence genomic window carries:
- the LOC121757165 gene encoding 26S proteasome non-ATPase regulatory subunit 13 homolog A: protein MAALQYLESLRNAHPELGEWYNTLSDLYQRKLWHQLTLKLEQFVTLAVFQAGDSLIQLYQNFITDFETKINLLKLAHFAVIVSRQYSEKDAAISYLEGVIEKLRTTSKVRIEEPILYINMQIGLFKLEQGGQKECKKLLEEGKSTLDSMTDIDPSVYASYYWISSQYHKARQEFAEFYRSALLYLAYTSVETLSDSFKLDLAFDLSLSALLGENIYNFGELLAHPIIKSLMGTKVEWLYYILEAFNSGDLVRYQELCRVHGAALSSQPALVQNEKKLLEKINILCLMEIIFSRPSEDRTIPLGIIAERTKLTVEDVEYLLMKSLSVHLIEGIIDQVEGTVYVSWVQPRVLGIPQIRSLRDRLDNWVDKVHTALLSVEAETPDLVAA from the exons ATGGCGGCTTTGCAGTATTTGGAATCCCTGCGGAATGCACACCCTGAGCTGGGCGAGTGGTACAACACGCTTTCAGATCTGTACCAGAGGAAGCTCTGGCATCAGCTCACGCTCAAGCTCGAGCAATTCGTCACGCTCGCCGTGTTTCAG GCTGGGGATTCCCTAATCCAACTGTACCAAAACTTTATAACTGATTTTGAGACAAAGATCAATCTACTCAAGCTTGCCCATTTTGCTGTCATAGTTTCTCGCCAGTATTCAGAGAAAGATGCTGCTATATCATATCTCGAAGGAGTGATAGAGAAGCTCCGAACTACCAGTAAAGTACGGATAGAGGAGCCGATACTTTATATCAATATGCAGATTGGTTTATTTAAGCTTGAGCAGGGAGGCCAAAAAGAATGCAAGAAACTCTTAGAAGAGGGAAAGAGCACACTTGATAGTATGACTGATATTGATCCATCTGTTTATGCTAGCTACTATTGGATCTCATCGCAATATCATAAAGCCCGTCAAGAATTTGCTGAGTTCTACAGAAGTGCTCTTCTTTATTTAGCTTACACGTCAGTAGAGACTTTGTCAGACTCATTTAAGCTG gaTTTGGCATTTGACTTATCTCTATCAGCCTTGTTGGGGGAGAACATCTACAACTTCGGTGAACTTCTTGCTCATCCAATT ATAAAAAGTCTTATGGGGACTAAAGTTGAGTGGCTTTACTATATTCTCGAAGCATTTAACTCTGGTGATTTAGTGCGCTATCAAGAACTGTGCCGTGTACATGGAGCTGCTCTGAGCAGCCAACCAGCACTAGTCCAGAACGAGAAAAAGCTTCTTGAGAAGATCAACATTCTCTGTTTGATGGAGATCATATTCAG CCGACCATCAGAAGATAGAACCATTCCGTTGGGTATTATTGCTGAACGAACAAAACTAACAGTTGAAGATGTGGAGTACCTTCTTATGAAGAGCCTTTCA GTGCATCTTATCGAAGGAATTATTGACCAAGTAGAGGGAACAGTTTATGTGTCTTGGGTTCAACCCAGAGTTTTAGGGATCCCTCAGATCAGGTCATTGCGTGACCGGCTGGACAACTGGGTGGACAAAGTACACACCGCTCTGTTATCTGTTGAGGCTGAGACGCCTGATCTAGTTGCAGCATGA
- the LOC121759461 gene encoding uncharacterized protein LOC121759461 → MANVPSNKNVSRRSSIASGPKSFLSQSLKPITSHKWEIGKGTGVQVATFLAKTVALETVRRLSRAKCPVFWTALQGSQFLCCPPFKWVQQWKPFGFLVHGVQMISRPLLVLSIANALYECSSKDLDEAENSPSHDDYQLGAENLSETSSLECNQNVRIGDENPQGLFSTDWVNHLCQELETQGITLPERINQEELQRFYVAADGDFSTLLSSIKKTIKWRENYGILSGEELELWSNLIFWHGLDVNHRPCLVVRLGLACVQLPSDDRPRFIQALVSQVEHGVLHLLDGENRQITVLVDCQGLTPLRIPVKLLRHCCNILQDHFPNVLGVLVVIRLPSVVRVIAQTFIQVLTPTTRQKLSIEGDSYKKVLSERFRSIPSYLGGQCTCIRCARLQGAGTLCQIAERQTSTTEPVPDVVDGEGFPLVESTVEYDMIMENGSSQIIRTAVIGILMIWVLVAFIEGIYDGESYPVLTR, encoded by the exons ATGGCCAACGTTCCCAGTAATAAAAATGTCTCACGAAGGTCTTCGATTGCTTCTGGCCCTAAATCCTTTTTAAGTCAGTCTTTAAAACCAATAACATCACATAAGTGGGAAATTGGAAAGGGAACTGGTGTTCAGGTGGCAACTTTTCTTGCTAAAACAGTTGCATTAGAGACTGTGCGGAGGTTATCAAGGGCCAAATGCCCAGTTTTCTGGACTGCGCTGCAAGGCTCACAATTTCTTTGCTGCCCCCCATTCAAATGGGTTCAGCAGTGGAAACCTTTTGGTTTCTTGGTTCACGGAGTTCAG ATGATATCACGGCCATTATTGGTTCTCTCAATTGCAAATGCTCTATATGAGTGCAGCAGTAAGGACTTGGATGAAGCTGAAAATTCTCCTAGCCATGATGATTATCAATTAGGTGCAGAAAATCTTTCAGAAACCTCATCTTTAGAGTGTAATCAGAACGTGAG AATTGGTGATGAAAATCCTCAAGGCCTTTTCTCTACAGACTGGGTTAACCACCTTTGCCAAGAGCTGGAAACCCAGGGTATCACTTTGCCTGAAAG AATCAACCAAGAGGAACTGCAGAGATTTTATGTAGCTGCAGATGGTGATTTCTCAACCTTGCTATCATCTATAAAGAAGACGATAAAATGGAGGGAGAATTACGGAATTCTCTCTGGAGAGGAACTTGAGTTGTGGTCAAATTTGATCTTCTGGCATGGACTAGATGTGAATCATCGACCGTGTCTCGTTGTCCGACTTGGCCTTGCATGTGTCCAGTTGCCATCTGATGATAGACCACGCTTTATCCAAGCTCTTG TATCTCAGGTGGAGCACGGTGTCCTGCACTTGTTGGATGGAGAAAATCGTCAAATTACGGTTCTAGTGGATTGTCAAGGACTAACACCACTGAGAATTCCCGTGAAATTATTGAGACACTGCTGCAACATTCTGCAAGATCACTTTCCTAATGTTTTGGGTGTTTTGGTTGTCATCCGGCTTCCTTCAGTTGTCCGCGTTATTGCCCAAACATTCATACAA GTTCTCACACCGACAACTAGGCAGAAACTGAGCATCGAAGGGGATTCTTATAAGAAGGTTCTGTCTGAACGTTTTCGAAGCATTCCTTCATATCTTGGCGGACAGTGCACTTGCATAAGATGTGCTAGGCTTCAAGGGGCTGGCACGTTGTGCCAAATCGCAGAGAGGCAGACAAGCACCACAGAACCGGTTCCAGATGTTGTCGATGGTGAGGGTTTTCCTTTAGTAGAATCAACTGTTGAGTATGATATGATCATGGAAAATGGCAGCAGTCAAATAATACGGACTGCTGTTATAGGCATCCTCATGATCTGGGTGTTGGTTGCGTTTATCGAGGGAATATACGATGGTGAAAGTTACCCAGTACTAACCCGCTGA
- the LOC121758968 gene encoding protein IWS1 homolog 1-like: MAYDDAYRDEEGEPLVDFDDDVRSEGEQPQDLFDDIDDSVYDRRERSPTPVLNDSSSRPRKRLIKKSAVKEPGPIDFGLDDDDVGGDYGREDDVSGLVRDDYSDGGKRKRDKEEKLRILEKNRKAEKEKKFKVRKSGGGRMKDHQADPEMKEMWDTIAGDNSEDDQEGVRTLDDDNFIDDTGVDPSDRYASDREHSPSRAPEAEEGEEDDEIKELFKAGRKKKKSEKSPAEIALLVENVMAELEVVAEEDAELNRQGKPAINKLKKLSLLTDVLSKKQLQQEFLDHGVLTLLKNWLEPLPDGSLPNINVRAAVLKILNDFPIDLEQYDRKEQLKKSGLGKVIMFLSKVDEETTANRKLAKELVDKWSRPIFNKSTRFEDMKNFEDERSYRRPPAKKVMNNAAGRASRDDDLDFSQERKSSQSSSRQHASRPEAMSMDFMVRPQSKVDPEAVRARAKQMVQDQRRAKMNKKLQQLKAPKRKQLQATKLSVEGRGMVKYL; encoded by the exons ATGGCTTACGACGACGC CTACCGTGATGAAGAAGGCGAGCCATTGGTGGACTTCGATGATGATGTCCGATCTGAAGGGGAACAGCCCCAGGATCTCTTCGATGACATAGATGATTCCGTCTATGACCGCAGGGAGAGGTCTCCAACTCCGGTGTTAAATGACTCGAGTTCTAGGCCTCGGAAGCGATTGATTAAAAAATCAGCTGTTAAAGAACCAGGCCCCATAGATTTTGGATTAGATGACGATGATGTAGGTGGGGATTATGGCCGGGAGGATGATGTGTCTGGGTTGGTGAGAGATGATTACTCTGATGGCGGAAAGAGGAAGAGGGACAAAGAGGAGAAATTAAGAATTCTGGAGAAAAACAGAAAGGCTGAGAAGGAGAAGAAGTTTAAGGTTAGGAAGAGTGGAGGAGGAAGGATGAAGGATCATCAGGCAGATCCAGAGATGAAAGAGATGTGGGACACTATTGCGGGTGACAATTCTGAG GATGACCAAGAAGGTGTTCGGACTCTGGATGATGATAATTTCATCGATGATACTGGCGTAGATCCTTCTGACCGTTATGCAAGTGACCGTGAACATTCTCCAAGTCGAGCTCCCGAG GCAGAGGAGGGAGAAGAGGATGATGAAATCAAGGAACTCTTCAAGGCTGgaaggaaaaagaagaagagtgaAAAAAGTCCTGCTGAAATTGCATTGCTAGTTGAGAATGTGATGGCTGAGCTCGAGGTGGTTGCAGAAGAAGATGCAGAGCTCAATAGACAGGGGAAACCTGCAATCAATAAGTTGAAAAAGCTGTCCCTTCTGACAGATGTTCTCTCAAA AAAGCAACTCCAGCAAGAGTTTCTTGATCATGGAGTTTTGACTCTCTTAAAGAATTGGCTTGAGCCTTTGCCAGATGGAAGCTTACCAAATATTAATGTTCGTGCTGCTGTTTTGAAGATCCTAAATGAT TTCCCAATTGACTTAGAGCAGTATGACCGCAAAGAACAGCTAAAAAAGAGCGGACTAGGCAAG GTCATTATGTTTTTGTCAAAGGTTGATGAGGAAACTACTGCCAACCGGAAACTTGCCAAAGAATTGGTGGATAAATGG AGCCGACCAATTTTCAATAAGAGCACAAGGTTTGAAGACATGAAAAACTTTGAGGACGAAAGAAGCTACAGAAGGCCACCTGCTAAAAA GGTAATGAATAATGCAGCAGGAAGAGCATCACGGGATGATGATCTGGATTTTTCGCA GGAGCGAAAATCTAGTCAGTCATCTTCGAGGCAACATGCCTCTAGGCCTGAAGCAATGTCCATGGACTTTATGGTTCGTCCTCAATCCAAGGTTGATCCAGAAGCAGTACGAGCTCGTGCTAAACAAATGGTACAAGATCAGCGTAGGGCAAAG ATGAATAAGAAGTTGCAACAGCTGAAAGCGCCTAAACGGAAGCAACTACAGGCTACAAAGCTCAGCGTGGAGGGTCGTGGCATGGTGAAATATCTGTAA
- the LOC121759344 gene encoding 26S proteasome non-ATPase regulatory subunit 8 homolog A-like, with protein MDPKTTEVSQLFERFKAAILRKDFDICTKLLFQLKIALTGFKSLPPLFEKTPNAVRELTLARDIYEHAVILSVKIEDQDAFERDFCQLKPYYTDAASRLPPSPQEYPILGLNLLRLLVQNRIAEFHTELELLSASALENPCIKHAVELEQSFMEGAYNRVLTARQAVPHETYVYFMDLLAKTVRDEIAGCSEKAYDSLSVNDARQMLLYSSDKEVVEYIKEEHPEWEVKNGFVFFRRAKESVTCKEIPSLQLINQTLSYARELERIV; from the exons ATGGATCCGAAAACCACAGAGGTTTCCCAGCTCTTCGAGCGATTCAAAGCGGCAATTCTCCGCAAAGATTTTGATATTTGTACCAAACTTCTGTTTCAGCTCAAG ATTGCATTGACAGGATTCAAGAGTCTGCCTCCATTATTTGAAAAAACTCCAAATGCTGTCCGTGAATTGACACTCGCAA GGGACATTTATGAGCATGCAGTTATCCTGAGCGTGAAGATTGAGGATCAGGATGCTTTTGAGAGAGACTTTTGCCAACTAAAGCCTTATTATACTGATGCCGC TAGTCGTCTCCCACCTTCTCCCCAGGAGTACCCAATATTAGGTCTAAACCTGCTAAGACTCCTTGTGCAAAACAGAATAGCCGAATTCCACACTGAGTTGGAGTTGCTTTCTGCTAGTGCTTTGGAGAACCCTTGTATCAAGCATGCTGTCGAGCTAGAACAATCCTTCATGGAAGGAGCATATAACAGGGTGCTGACTGCTAGACAGGCTGTACCTCATGAAACATATGTCTATTTCATGGACTTGCTAGCAAAGACAGTCAG AGATGAGATAGCTGGGTGCAGTGAGAAGGCCTATGATTCTCTTTCAGTAAATGATGCACGTCAAATGTTGCTGTATTCGTCCGACAAGGAAGTAGTTGAATATATCAAGGAG GAGCATCCTGAGTGGGAGGTCAAGAATGGGTTTGTGTTTTTCCGAAGAGCTAAGGAATCTGTAACTTGCAAGGAGATTCCGTCGCTGCAGCTGATCAACCAGACCCTCAGTTATGCGAGGGAGTTGGAGCGCATTGTGTGA